In a genomic window of Spirochaetota bacterium:
- a CDS encoding anti-sigma factor antagonist, with protein sequence MPAERGPHKRIMEIRHRAVNADSVVLHIIGRFTLEDVRDYESAFENSARGKSYVALNLAGLDYIDSSGIGSIIKTMNITKNANAEFILYDVNPTIFHIFKIAYLDKFFIILSKQDLVRKYPQFK encoded by the coding sequence ATGCCCGCGGAACGCGGGCCCCATAAACGGATCATGGAAATACGCCATAGGGCAGTCAATGCAGATTCGGTGGTGCTGCACATCATAGGGCGCTTCACCCTGGAAGATGTGCGCGACTACGAAAGTGCGTTCGAAAACTCGGCCAGGGGGAAAAGCTATGTCGCGCTCAACCTGGCCGGTCTCGATTATATCGATTCATCGGGAATCGGATCCATTATCAAGACCATGAACATCACGAAGAACGCGAACGCCGAATTCATACTCTACGACGTGAACCCGACCATTTTCCACATCTTCAAGATCGCGTACCTGGACAAGTTTTTCATCATTCTCTCGAAACAGGACCTCGTCCGGAAGTACCCGCAGTTCAAGTAG
- the secF gene encoding protein translocase subunit SecF: MHQETEHIRGSALKTISFLKYRWYAISASLVIITVFSVGTFLRGGFEWGIDFAGGVKITAQFSGTVKSGDIRKEFEKAEIGAEVQQFGKEEQNQYIVTTKLLGKGETSEKSSEMVQKVLLDKFPGIKIVGVETVGPAVGAFLKQSAWKLSLMALALMALYLIFRFEMKFSAGVMLAVLHDVVVAFLFCGFTGVEVNIPIIAAILTIFGFSVNDTIVIFDRVRENMQIKSKHTFTQLLDVSITETLSRTFITSLTVLFCVLALYVIGEGTISDFALIMLVGLVSGTYSTVYMAAPVVIWWERFKA, translated from the coding sequence ATTCATCAAGAAACTGAGCATATAAGGGGTAGTGCGTTGAAAACGATAAGCTTCCTTAAATATCGATGGTATGCGATAAGCGCATCCCTTGTCATCATCACTGTGTTCTCCGTGGGAACGTTCCTGAGGGGCGGTTTCGAATGGGGCATCGATTTCGCGGGCGGCGTCAAGATTACCGCACAGTTTTCAGGCACGGTGAAATCGGGAGATATTCGCAAAGAATTTGAAAAGGCGGAAATAGGCGCCGAGGTACAGCAATTCGGGAAAGAGGAACAAAACCAGTATATCGTCACCACGAAGCTATTAGGAAAAGGCGAGACCTCCGAGAAAAGTTCGGAGATGGTTCAAAAAGTGCTCCTCGACAAGTTTCCCGGAATAAAGATCGTGGGCGTGGAGACCGTGGGGCCGGCAGTGGGCGCATTTCTGAAACAGTCGGCATGGAAGCTTTCGCTCATGGCGCTTGCGCTCATGGCCTTGTATCTGATATTCCGGTTCGAAATGAAATTTTCGGCGGGGGTCATGCTCGCCGTTCTCCATGACGTCGTCGTCGCCTTCCTTTTCTGCGGATTCACGGGGGTGGAGGTGAACATTCCCATTATCGCGGCGATCCTTACCATATTCGGATTCTCGGTTAACGATACCATCGTGATATTCGACCGTGTACGTGAAAACATGCAGATTAAATCGAAACATACCTTTACACAGCTCCTGGACGTATCGATCACCGAGACGCTCTCCCGTACATTCATCACCTCGCTCACCGTGCTGTTTTGCGTACTCGCGCTCTATGTGATCGGCGAGGGGACGATAAGCGATTTCGCGCTCATCATGCTTGTCGGTCTCGTGAGCGGAACCTATTCTACCGTATACATGGCCGCGCCGGTCGTAATATGGTGGGAGAGATTCAAGGCGTGA
- the secD gene encoding protein translocase subunit SecD yields the protein MNKGIMSKGILIFAIVSFAVLLILPTVDSKEFRITFAPDANDQQRRDIDTRFSTGFVIEKKGDLVVIKGFGINDAVMNEVRAMPGVRDALIMPHWAERGLLAKKVNLGLDLQGGMSLVLKADYETMEKKLEKTLSDSERTEITQQALELLRNRVDKFGVAEPSIRPRGNDAIELQLPGVKDPNAVKKAIGTTGRVEYRLVDDEGTRRAGEWLKQNAQKMNIKNKDIAEDNRAQAELLADITKGTKLSDKLELVFYFERDAKSKKIFPSYPMALEKHVALAGDDMSKAWVGNDEYGGLTVHFTTTPDGAAKFAAVTSEKNKGRRLAIVIDDKVRSAPSIRETIPTGSAQITGDFTLEEVNTLARIIKEGALPVNLTIIEERSVGPSLGQDAIDAGFKATMLAFVVVSLFMFVYYKASGVIAVLGIALNFLLTFAMLSWLGFTLTLPGIAGLILTIGMTVDGNVLIYERMKEELRGGKSVRAAVVNGFDRAFWAIFDSNVTTLIAAFVLAQFGTGPVRGFAVSLSIGLLASMFVVLYITRYIFEVISTREFIKKLSI from the coding sequence ATGAACAAGGGCATTATGTCCAAAGGCATTTTAATTTTCGCGATCGTTTCATTTGCGGTTCTGCTTATATTGCCCACGGTCGATTCAAAGGAATTCAGGATCACGTTCGCGCCGGACGCAAACGATCAGCAGCGCAGGGATATCGATACGCGATTCTCCACCGGCTTCGTGATTGAGAAGAAGGGCGACCTGGTCGTGATAAAAGGGTTCGGAATCAACGATGCGGTAATGAACGAGGTGCGCGCAATGCCCGGCGTGCGCGATGCGCTGATAATGCCTCACTGGGCGGAAAGAGGGCTTCTCGCCAAGAAGGTGAACCTGGGGCTCGACCTCCAGGGGGGAATGAGCCTGGTTCTCAAGGCCGATTACGAAACAATGGAAAAGAAGCTGGAAAAGACGCTCTCGGATTCGGAGAGGACCGAAATAACCCAGCAGGCCCTTGAGCTTCTCAGGAACCGGGTCGATAAATTCGGCGTCGCGGAGCCTTCGATTCGGCCTCGGGGCAATGACGCGATTGAACTTCAGCTTCCCGGGGTCAAGGATCCGAACGCGGTGAAAAAGGCTATCGGTACGACGGGGCGCGTGGAATATCGTCTCGTCGATGACGAGGGCACCCGCAGGGCCGGCGAATGGCTGAAACAGAATGCCCAGAAGATGAACATCAAAAACAAGGATATCGCCGAAGATAACCGGGCGCAGGCGGAGCTTCTCGCGGATATCACCAAGGGGACCAAGCTTTCCGATAAGCTCGAACTCGTATTCTACTTCGAGCGCGATGCAAAATCCAAGAAGATATTTCCCTCCTACCCCATGGCGCTTGAAAAGCACGTGGCCCTTGCGGGTGACGATATGAGCAAGGCCTGGGTCGGGAATGACGAATACGGCGGGCTCACCGTCCATTTTACGACGACGCCCGACGGTGCGGCGAAATTCGCCGCGGTGACCTCGGAGAAAAACAAGGGACGCAGGCTCGCGATCGTGATTGACGACAAGGTGCGCAGCGCCCCTTCGATAAGGGAAACTATCCCGACCGGGAGCGCGCAGATAACGGGCGACTTTACCCTGGAAGAGGTGAATACCCTTGCGCGCATCATAAAAGAAGGGGCTCTTCCGGTAAACCTCACGATCATAGAAGAGCGTTCCGTGGGCCCGTCGCTGGGACAGGATGCGATCGACGCGGGATTCAAGGCGACGATGCTCGCCTTTGTGGTAGTTTCGCTTTTCATGTTCGTTTATTACAAGGCATCGGGAGTGATCGCCGTCCTGGGAATCGCGCTTAACTTTCTGCTTACCTTCGCGATGCTCTCGTGGCTTGGATTCACCCTGACGCTTCCCGGCATCGCGGGTCTCATCCTGACAATAGGCATGACGGTCGACGGCAATGTGCTCATCTACGAAAGAATGAAAGAGGAATTGCGCGGGGGAAAGTCCGTGCGGGCGGCCGTGGTGAACGGATTCGATCGGGCGTTCTGGGCGATCTTCGACTCAAACGTAACCACGCTGATCGCGGCATTCGTGCTGGCGCAGTTCGGCACCGGCCCCGTAAGGGGCTTCGCCGTGTCGCTGTCGATCGGTCTCCTCGCCAGTATGTTCGTCGTGCTTTACATCACCAGGTATATATTTGAAGTGATTTCCACCCGGGAATTCATCAAGAAACTGAGCATATAA
- the bamA gene encoding outer membrane protein assembly factor BamA gives MKRFLVTACAVSAALAIVLAYYAGGSSEPSRFEGKNVGKIEFQGLKNISEDDLRYNAGIETREGEPLKAAVIREDIKRVFNQGSFEDVRVEVEEYEGGVRVRFLCKERPIVKKITFKGVEKLYDTELSELVSIKEGEPLRIERIEKSVKQLKKKYDGEGLFNAVIKYFIKRDIDKDDPDAIELVFTIDEGEEIKVQKITILGAEAIPAKTLKGVMETEEDGFFKTAEFKKDIYEQDKAKIVALYKENGYLDAQILEDRVEYEWKDPDAESQRTIFVTIKVMEGERYYFDKYTMAGNKVFEGRVFEQQYEQTDSGEIFNDTRFQRDRQMISFTYASKGYIFTRVIPKRTVEEREVEVSEGKEKRKFVRIDFEIEEGSQAYVENIIVKGMKKTKEKVIRREILINEGELFNAYKVQISREKIFNLGFFKQVNIDMRPGSKEGYMNLIIDVEEQPTGTISLGGGYGTTSGFSIFADIGENNLLGNGQRVGVRFEYGPLRSSITLSFNEPWLFDMPVGFNASIFYMLNTIPTTSIFPNSDEQAEYQKQSIGYSLGLSRRFLYFYGVGTVWSHSFKSVLNPSGNSADAVFIEEGLGIQQKRTLTLYAYRDSKDNYMNPTGGSRIEIAAAFTGGYFLRGDDHYIKYSPDLYWYFSPFHLPLLKTHPCVIELRANASLLTPPLQRQQVEKMQPRSKDEWLESEDRLYVGGPETLRGWQYFDLTFPSSWRLGLFHRILYGAEFRIPIHPQMLWFAFFFDAASLWTDKFWEQNLGDTSLEIISEDRKNKELYDIRDLFKVSLMPYFRYSWGFGFKIQIPMMPLRFWFGRKMLWVGKDKGYFREISDFDFQFGIGDMRF, from the coding sequence ATGAAGAGGTTTTTAGTTACTGCGTGCGCTGTATCGGCCGCGCTTGCAATTGTGCTTGCCTACTACGCCGGCGGGAGTTCCGAGCCTTCGCGCTTCGAAGGAAAAAACGTCGGTAAAATCGAATTCCAGGGGCTCAAAAATATCAGCGAGGATGACCTGCGCTACAACGCGGGCATCGAAACCAGGGAAGGCGAACCCCTCAAGGCCGCGGTGATCAGGGAAGATATCAAGCGGGTTTTTAACCAGGGATCCTTCGAGGACGTGCGCGTCGAGGTAGAGGAATACGAGGGCGGGGTTCGGGTGCGCTTTTTGTGCAAGGAGCGGCCGATCGTCAAGAAGATCACCTTCAAGGGCGTTGAAAAACTGTATGACACGGAACTCTCCGAGCTTGTCAGCATAAAGGAGGGAGAGCCGCTCAGGATCGAGAGAATCGAGAAAAGCGTCAAGCAGCTCAAAAAGAAGTACGATGGCGAGGGGCTTTTCAACGCGGTGATCAAGTATTTCATCAAGCGCGACATAGACAAGGATGATCCGGACGCCATTGAGCTTGTGTTCACCATTGACGAAGGCGAGGAGATCAAGGTTCAGAAAATCACCATTCTCGGCGCCGAGGCGATTCCGGCCAAGACCCTCAAAGGGGTGATGGAAACGGAAGAGGATGGCTTTTTTAAGACGGCGGAGTTTAAAAAGGACATCTACGAACAGGACAAGGCCAAGATCGTCGCGCTGTATAAGGAAAACGGGTACCTTGATGCGCAGATACTCGAGGACAGGGTCGAATACGAATGGAAGGACCCCGACGCCGAAAGCCAGAGAACGATATTCGTCACCATCAAGGTGATGGAAGGCGAGCGCTATTATTTCGACAAGTACACGATGGCGGGCAACAAGGTTTTCGAGGGACGGGTGTTCGAACAGCAGTACGAACAGACCGACAGCGGTGAGATCTTCAACGACACGAGGTTCCAGCGCGACCGCCAGATGATAAGCTTTACCTATGCGTCAAAGGGGTATATCTTCACCCGGGTCATACCGAAACGTACCGTCGAGGAGCGGGAGGTGGAGGTCTCCGAAGGCAAGGAAAAACGAAAATTCGTGCGCATCGATTTCGAAATCGAAGAAGGCAGCCAGGCCTACGTCGAGAACATCATCGTCAAGGGGATGAAGAAGACCAAGGAGAAGGTGATCCGGCGCGAGATTCTCATCAACGAGGGAGAGCTTTTCAACGCCTACAAGGTCCAGATATCCAGGGAAAAAATCTTTAATTTGGGATTTTTCAAACAGGTGAACATAGACATGCGCCCGGGGAGCAAGGAAGGGTACATGAACCTGATCATCGACGTGGAGGAGCAGCCCACGGGAACCATTTCGCTCGGGGGCGGATACGGCACCACCTCGGGATTTTCCATCTTTGCGGACATCGGCGAGAACAACCTGCTTGGAAACGGACAGCGCGTGGGTGTCCGTTTCGAATACGGTCCCCTGAGGAGCTCGATCACCCTGTCCTTTAACGAGCCATGGCTTTTTGATATGCCGGTGGGATTCAACGCCTCTATATTTTATATGCTGAACACGATTCCGACCACATCGATCTTCCCCAATTCCGATGAGCAGGCGGAATACCAGAAGCAATCGATCGGGTACAGCCTTGGGCTCAGCCGGCGATTCCTCTATTTTTACGGTGTTGGTACTGTATGGTCGCATTCGTTTAAGAGCGTGCTTAATCCCTCCGGCAACAGCGCCGATGCCGTGTTCATCGAGGAAGGGCTCGGCATCCAGCAGAAACGTACGCTTACCCTGTATGCCTACCGCGATTCGAAAGACAACTATATGAACCCGACGGGAGGGTCCCGGATCGAGATCGCGGCGGCCTTCACCGGCGGTTATTTCCTGCGCGGCGATGATCATTACATCAAGTATTCGCCGGACTTGTACTGGTATTTTTCACCGTTTCACCTCCCCTTGCTGAAAACGCACCCCTGCGTAATTGAGCTTAGGGCGAATGCCAGCTTACTTACGCCCCCGCTCCAGCGGCAGCAGGTCGAGAAGATGCAGCCTCGGTCGAAGGACGAATGGCTTGAAAGCGAGGACCGGCTGTACGTTGGGGGGCCCGAGACGCTGCGCGGCTGGCAGTACTTCGACCTGACATTCCCAAGCTCCTGGCGGCTGGGACTTTTCCACCGAATCTTGTACGGTGCCGAATTCAGGATTCCCATTCATCCGCAGATGCTCTGGTTCGCCTTCTTCTTCGACGCGGCCTCGCTCTGGACCGACAAGTTCTGGGAACAAAACCTGGGGGACACGTCGCTGGAGATCATTTCCGAGGACCGGAAGAACAAGGAGCTTTACGACATACGCGATCTCTTCAAGGTAAGCTTAATGCCCTATTTCCGTTATTCCTGGGGCTTCGGGTTCAAGATACAGATTCCCATGATGCCGCTGCGCTTCTGGTTCGGGCGCAAGATGCTGTGGGTCGGAAAGGATAAAGGCTATTTCCGCGAGATCAGCGATTTCGACTTCCAGTTCGGTATCGGCGATATGAGATTTTAA
- the yajC gene encoding preprotein translocase subunit YajC, protein MSFIPIVLMIVIFYFLLIRPSQKKEKDRKSMIAALQKGDKVLTSGGMYGVIVQIKTEEDIVVLKIGDATKVEFTRAAIQAKVS, encoded by the coding sequence ATGAGCTTTATTCCCATCGTGCTCATGATCGTTATCTTTTACTTCCTGCTTATCAGGCCCTCGCAAAAGAAGGAGAAGGACCGCAAAAGCATGATCGCGGCGCTCCAGAAGGGGGATAAGGTGCTCACCTCGGGGGGCATGTACGGCGTTATCGTACAGATAAAAACCGAGGAAGATATCGTGGTACTTAAGATCGGCGACGCGACCAAGGTCGAATTTACGCGCGCCGCGATCCAGGCGAAAGTTTCTTAA
- a CDS encoding riboflavin synthase has product MFTGLIEEIGTVSRVDRAGNGLYIAIAAKTVTDGTVTGDSVSIDGACQTVTAVSGGSFTVFCSKVSAQVTTLGYLSAGARVNLERAMTPQSRLGGHIVQGHVDTRGGIERVSRDAQGLTMEISVPPEFTRYIVAKGSVAVDGISLTVVSCGASSFSLYLIPETLARTTLPGKPAGAQVNVETDILAKYVERMLGARDAREGRADEDSLKRALAKGGFM; this is encoded by the coding sequence GTGTTTACCGGGCTTATTGAGGAAATCGGCACCGTCTCGCGCGTCGACAGGGCGGGGAACGGGCTCTATATTGCGATCGCCGCAAAAACGGTGACCGACGGAACCGTCACGGGTGATTCCGTCTCTATCGACGGCGCGTGCCAGACGGTCACCGCGGTATCGGGCGGGTCGTTCACCGTGTTCTGTTCAAAGGTGAGCGCCCAGGTCACGACCCTGGGCTACCTTTCCGCGGGAGCGCGCGTCAACCTGGAACGTGCGATGACCCCGCAATCCAGGCTGGGCGGGCATATCGTGCAGGGGCACGTAGACACCCGGGGGGGCATCGAGCGCGTTTCACGGGACGCGCAGGGACTGACGATGGAAATATCGGTCCCCCCCGAATTTACACGCTACATCGTCGCAAAAGGCTCCGTCGCCGTGGACGGCATATCGCTCACCGTGGTGTCGTGCGGCGCGTCGTCGTTCTCGCTGTACCTGATCCCGGAAACGCTCGCACGGACCACGCTTCCCGGCAAGCCCGCCGGGGCGCAGGTGAACGTGGAAACCGACATCCTCGCGAAGTACGTGGAGCGCATGCTCGGGGCGAGGGACGCGCGGGAGGGACGCGCGGACGAGGACTCCCTGAAGCGCGCGCTTGCAAAGGGAGGCTTCATGTAG
- a CDS encoding L,D-transpeptidase, with protein MKEMQMPVRTSRESCPPHRVRRTLIAMIVLMIVLAGCAREREAAVREKFAAWPGTHILYVAKSEFTMYVFDRTVAVVDKYRVALGLNPDNGAKICQDDDRTPEGSYRILEIWSMDAAPDSPSYRKLARYNQLFFRARDGHYRYGRSDTDLGDNVYGPRYYLLDYPNENDKARYAQALNEGKIPVVRGRVSSIGHGIALHGNNDEASIGHNASSGCVRMFNRDIVSLEKYIQVGTPVIISAR; from the coding sequence ATGAAAGAAATGCAAATGCCTGTAAGAACTTCACGGGAATCATGCCCTCCGCACCGTGTTCGACGGACGCTGATCGCGATGATCGTGCTCATGATCGTTCTCGCGGGCTGTGCGCGCGAAAGGGAGGCGGCGGTGCGGGAAAAGTTTGCCGCATGGCCCGGAACGCACATTCTCTATGTCGCGAAATCGGAGTTCACCATGTATGTTTTCGATCGCACTGTAGCGGTCGTGGACAAATACAGGGTTGCCCTGGGGCTTAACCCCGATAACGGGGCCAAGATATGCCAGGATGACGATAGGACGCCCGAGGGTTCATATCGTATCCTGGAAATCTGGAGCATGGACGCGGCGCCCGATTCCCCTTCGTATCGAAAACTGGCGCGCTACAACCAGCTTTTTTTCCGGGCGCGGGACGGACACTACCGCTACGGCAGGTCCGATACCGACCTGGGAGATAACGTGTACGGGCCCCGGTACTACCTGCTCGATTACCCGAACGAAAACGACAAGGCGCGGTATGCGCAGGCGCTGAATGAAGGGAAAATTCCCGTCGTGCGCGGGAGGGTCTCTTCTATAGGGCACGGAATCGCGCTGCACGGCAACAATGACGAGGCGTCTATAGGTCACAATGCGTCAAGCGGGTGCGTGCGGATGTTCAACAGGGATATCGTATCGCTTGAAAAATACATACAGGTCGGTACGCCGGTAATAATTTCGGCCCGATGA
- a CDS encoding OmpH family outer membrane protein, protein MMRAGATLLLALMMGACSTGQQPAQPEPRIRCANIVLILEFMVRSDPDASALRARIEEERAAFARLEKESASAREGDRAGLAARVEEGRARLAELTAEEDSQKKRLMSELNRALSAVASRQQAEYVIAAGDALVYYRKELDITEDVIREIISQRKRNAPVAR, encoded by the coding sequence ATGATGCGGGCGGGCGCAACACTGCTTCTGGCGCTCATGATGGGCGCCTGCTCAACCGGCCAACAGCCGGCACAGCCCGAACCGCGCATACGATGTGCCAACATCGTTCTCATCCTCGAATTCATGGTAAGAAGCGATCCCGACGCCTCCGCCCTTCGGGCGAGAATCGAAGAAGAGCGGGCGGCGTTCGCCCGCCTGGAAAAAGAAAGCGCGTCGGCGAGGGAGGGGGACCGCGCCGGTCTGGCGGCGCGGGTTGAGGAAGGGCGAGCCAGGCTTGCCGAGCTCACGGCCGAGGAAGACTCGCAGAAGAAACGCCTGATGAGCGAACTCAACCGGGCGCTTTCGGCGGTGGCATCCAGGCAGCAGGCCGAGTATGTCATCGCGGCGGGGGACGCCCTTGTATACTACCGTAAGGAGCTCGATATCACCGAGGACGTGATCAGGGAAATCATTTCCCAGCGCAAGCGAAACGCCCCGGTAGCCCGCTAA
- a CDS encoding Gfo/Idh/MocA family oxidoreductase: protein MAALKTALIGCGRIGALLEDDPLRIKPCTHYGGTRAARIRVTHACDIDPQRLALFGTRAGLGASRLYRTHEELLETHRPELVIVATWTPSHADIVMHALKHGARVIVCEKPLCGDLGQAKKLLSACARTGARLVVNHERRFDPRYRAVKRLIEDGAIGEVRTVRGEVLGGPYRGASSPGEGGGPLLHDGTHLIDIIRFLFGDIRSVEGSFSRDSRKRGFEDRALAWMTARNGLEIFIEAGGSRGYFSFELDISGTTGRIRIGNGFQELHIAGKSRLYAGFRDLLPAEFPRIGGPPAFTGLYREARRLLDDPGAVSVSSGLDGYRALEAVHAVYLSAAQGRKRVELPVSPAIINVKDIFGL, encoded by the coding sequence ATGGCAGCTCTGAAGACAGCGCTTATCGGCTGCGGAAGGATCGGCGCATTGCTCGAGGATGATCCCCTGCGCATCAAGCCGTGCACCCACTACGGCGGGACGCGCGCGGCGAGGATACGCGTCACCCATGCCTGCGATATCGATCCGCAGCGGCTTGCGCTCTTCGGCACGCGCGCGGGTCTGGGCGCCAGCCGGCTGTATCGGACCCATGAAGAGCTTTTAGAAACGCACCGTCCGGAGCTCGTCATCGTCGCCACGTGGACGCCTTCGCATGCGGACATAGTTATGCATGCCTTGAAACACGGCGCCAGGGTCATCGTATGCGAGAAGCCCCTGTGCGGGGACCTGGGACAGGCGAAGAAACTCCTGAGCGCCTGCGCGAGGACCGGCGCGAGGCTCGTCGTCAACCACGAGCGGCGCTTCGACCCCCGCTACCGCGCCGTTAAACGACTCATCGAGGACGGGGCGATCGGCGAGGTGCGGACCGTGAGGGGAGAGGTGCTGGGCGGGCCCTATCGCGGCGCATCGTCGCCCGGCGAGGGAGGGGGCCCCCTCCTCCACGACGGCACGCACCTGATCGACATCATACGCTTCCTGTTCGGGGATATCCGTTCCGTCGAAGGGAGCTTCTCGCGCGATTCGAGGAAGCGCGGATTCGAGGACAGGGCGCTCGCCTGGATGACCGCGCGGAACGGCTTGGAGATATTCATCGAGGCCGGTGGAAGCCGCGGCTACTTTTCCTTCGAGCTCGACATCTCGGGGACCACGGGGCGCATCCGGATCGGGAACGGATTCCAGGAGCTCCATATCGCCGGAAAATCGCGGCTCTACGCCGGGTTCCGCGACCTGCTTCCCGCCGAATTTCCGCGCATCGGCGGACCGCCCGCCTTCACGGGGCTTTACCGCGAGGCGCGCCGGCTCCTTGACGACCCCGGCGCCGTATCCGTCTCGTCGGGACTGGACGGCTACCGTGCGCTCGAGGCCGTACACGCGGTATATCTTTCCGCGGCACAGGGAAGAAAAAGAGTTGAACTGCCCGTCTCCCCTGCTATAATCAACGTGAAAGATATATTCGGTCTGTAA
- the ribD gene encoding bifunctional diaminohydroxyphosphoribosylaminopyrimidine deaminase/5-amino-6-(5-phosphoribosylamino)uracil reductase RibD gives MGKNNGFMEQALRAAFSAMGATSPNPAVGAVLVKDGIALGSGATCECGSDHAEVDAIKRAATDLTGAHLYVTLEPCCHHGKTPPCTDAIINAGITRVITPLLDPNPEVSGRGVRTLREAGVEVVLDGAHRDAASDLIRPFGKYISTRTPFVVHKSALTMDGKTAVPGGDSKWISSAYSRYLVHRLRSRVDAIIVGKNTVACDDPSLTVRLDSFPADVKEYFARADHRQGGRENYFLKMLLDPEVPCMCGSPLRVVIGLPDHLTPKMKIIGDGRVLFYARESGPGELREGQDMKFIETLAAQKAIVFTGIESRTAMVDFILKDLGARGIMFAMLEGGARLAGSFLDAGAIDQVLYMMAPRLAGAGLSAMEGRGKARIADTLPLHDISTVMLGDDLVYTAYRAAAANHE, from the coding sequence ATGGGAAAAAATAACGGGTTCATGGAACAGGCGCTCCGCGCCGCGTTCTCGGCAATGGGGGCAACCTCGCCCAATCCGGCGGTGGGGGCCGTGCTCGTGAAGGACGGAATAGCCCTGGGAAGCGGGGCGACCTGCGAATGCGGGAGTGACCACGCGGAGGTGGATGCCATCAAGCGGGCCGCGACGGACCTCACCGGCGCGCATCTGTACGTGACACTGGAACCGTGCTGTCATCACGGGAAGACCCCACCCTGCACCGATGCGATCATCAACGCGGGAATAACCCGCGTAATTACCCCCCTGCTCGATCCGAACCCGGAGGTGAGCGGGCGCGGCGTGCGTACGCTCAGGGAGGCGGGCGTGGAGGTCGTGCTGGATGGCGCGCATCGCGATGCCGCGAGCGATCTCATCCGGCCTTTCGGGAAATATATCTCGACGCGCACGCCCTTCGTTGTGCATAAATCTGCGCTCACGATGGACGGGAAAACCGCGGTCCCCGGGGGCGATTCGAAATGGATATCGAGCGCCTATTCGCGCTATCTTGTGCATCGCCTCCGCTCCCGGGTGGACGCGATAATCGTGGGGAAGAACACCGTCGCGTGCGACGATCCCTCGCTCACGGTACGACTGGATTCCTTCCCCGCCGACGTTAAAGAATATTTCGCCCGGGCAGATCACCGCCAGGGCGGAAGGGAAAATTATTTCCTTAAAATGCTGCTGGACCCGGAAGTGCCGTGCATGTGCGGGAGTCCCCTGCGCGTGGTGATTGGACTTCCCGACCACCTCACTCCCAAAATGAAAATTATCGGCGACGGGAGGGTTCTTTTCTATGCGCGGGAATCGGGCCCCGGGGAGCTTCGCGAGGGACAGGACATGAAGTTCATCGAGACGCTCGCGGCGCAGAAGGCGATCGTGTTCACGGGCATCGAGTCCCGGACCGCGATGGTGGATTTTATCTTGAAAGATCTCGGCGCGCGGGGCATCATGTTCGCGATGCTGGAAGGCGGGGCGCGCCTCGCCGGATCCTTCCTGGACGCCGGGGCTATCGACCAGGTGCTCTACATGATGGCGCCGCGTCTCGCCGGGGCGGGGCTTTCGGCAATGGAGGGACGGGGAAAAGCGCGCATCGCCGATACGCTTCCCCTGCATGATATTTCGACCGTCATGCTGGGAGACGATCTTGTCTATACCGCGTACCGCGCGGCCGCCGCAAATCACGAGTAA